The DNA window CATGAACCATTCCACAATGATTCAAATACCGGCAATCGCACCTGTCACTAAATGTTTTTAGGGTGCTGTTGGGACTAGCACGAATCCTACGCAACAAGGATGTACACCGTTTTCTTAACGTAGTGTAAAAACAATCTACTCGTGCTTCGGCAAACATACCGGATGCACTGCAGTATCGCGGTAGACCCATCAGCAACCTAAacgcattattatattgtacccTTAGGGCATTGAACTGTTTTTGCGTGTAGTCGACCCACAGGCTGCTCGTGTAAAATGAGGTACAGTAAGCTCTGAAAAGAGTGACTTTAACATCTATGGAACAACGAGCAAACCTGCGTACAAGCATATTAGCTCTAACAGACAACGCCCTGCGCTCCCTTTCCATGTCTGCATTATCCGTCAGGTCAGAACAAACCACATGTCCGAGGTACTTAAACTGCTCCACCCTTTTCAATGGAGTCCCATATAGCTTAACAGGAGGAACTGCATAAGACAGTGGCTTATTACTGGCCGGAAACACCATGAATTCGCTTTTCTTTACATTATATGTCAAGCCATTCAAACTAGCATAATTTTCACAGatcttaagtaatttatttagacCAGAGACAGACGCACTCAGCAGCACCATGTCATCTGCATAACtgatgttattaaaacaaatgccGTCGATATAACATCCGACATGTGTGCTACTGAGCTCCTCAATCAGAGCGTTTATGTAGAGGTTGAAGAGCTTAGGTGATGTAAGCCCCCCCTGCCTTACACCACACTCTAGCCTATATGGTTTCGAGAGGCTTTCAGACCATCGTACTACATTGACCTGGTTAAGATACCAAAACTGGTTAAAtactaaaatgaaattaaattacaaaatatagcgGTTTATTCttgttcgaatttcgaatctTCTTATAACCTAGATTATGACCTCAATAAATATGCTCCTTATATTTTAGAGTCACAGTTACGGAAACCGGTAGTTTGAAAATACTCGAAACCCTACCAAATGATAGTGGACTATTTCGATGCATTGCTTCTAATATTGCTGGGGAGAGGCAATCGAGAGCGGCCGCGTTAATTGTTTTAAGGAGACCGCACTTTGTGATAAAACCCAATAACATTACAGCCTTAGTTGGTCAAAACGTAGAATTCAACTGTCAggtaatttgtcttaataattcaaaaattatacttaaaaatatcgcattatataaaatgaattaaagcAAGCCctgattaaaatttctaatttatttatagagttATGATACAAGTGTAAAAATAACATGGGTAAAGGAAGACGGTGTATTGCCTTCACACGCAACAATAATCCGGGGACTATTACGGTTGGAACAGGTGTCCGCATCCGATGCGGGTATCTATTCCTGCCGAGCCGATAGCCACGCTGGCTCAAGTATAACCAGCGCATCTCTGACTGTATATTGTGAGTTCCATTTTATTATTCGGTTTGATTTTATTGCATGTTTATTTTCGATATCTGTTTAGAGCTATTTTGATATGGCCATCTGTTGCAGCTTTACCGCACTTCACGCAGATACCGTCCAATTTGACCGCATGGGAGGGCGATGTTGTGTCAATTCCCTGTGAAGCAAAAGGTCTCCCGACACCCACTACTTTCTGGATTTTAGAAAGTACTGAAGATTCTCTTTTATTTCCCGAATGCACTAGAAGTAATTCAAGCTTATTGTATCTGGATGGGGCGAAAGTGGAACACGGCGGAAGGGTTATCTGTATAGCCGTAAATGCGGCTGGCAGCGTTATGCAAGAAGCTTATCTAAATGTGTTAAAGAAAACCAATAATCCATTGAAAGTACATTCCAGTGACGAAAACTTTGGTAATAATTACGATCACGAGGTTCGTATGACAGAATACGAGTTTCTTCAAGCGAGGAAGTACTTGCAACAAAATGTTTTAGTCCTAAGAAGGGTGGAAACTTTGTCATCGACTTCGCTAAAAGTTGTGTGGGACGTGAGTTCTAGTTGTGTTAACGTTGTAAATTAAacgtttgatattaatttatcactatAGACTTaactaaatattacaaattaattttaggtTTTGACAGATTATAACGAATATTTGGAAGGAGTAAAAATCTGGTACAATGGAACATCTATGAATTGGCGTAACAGCACTGAGGAAATAGCAGTTCTTAATGCGTCACAAGTGGAATCTTGCTCTAATGGTTCCCTCACGATTGTTGATAACAGTGGGTCATCGAGCTATGTCTTATCTGGGTTGTTAGCATACATGCAGTACGATATATTCCTTATGCCATTTTATAAAATGCTACTCGGAAAACCCTCTAATTCCATGATGGGTTATACTGATGAAGATGGtaagttattttatactttttttcaattatgtCTAAGAACAATGGTCAtttgaagtaaattattattgtagttcCCTCCGCTCCACCCCAAAGCGTGACAGCGGGTGTAATTAACGCGACCTCTGCTTGGATACGGTGGGAACCACCACCTGCAAATACATGGAACGGGGAACTTACGGGGTATTTGGTAAGTTTATAAATTCTTAttgtacacatatatatttttttaattttgtaacaaaacaGATTTCATTTGTGTGATgcttgtgtattttttaaatatgataatttaattcaCATTGTTTATCCGTTAATAAgttaaaaccaaaaaaataataattccaaacaaactattaattaattatatataacaataattgtattgatAGAAGGTTTGTGAATCTTACGTGGTCAAATTTGAACGCAGTCTTTTTGTTCATACTCGAAGTTCAGTAATGAGGCTAAAATGAGCATAACTAATCTCCTAAGCTATATTAACACAGTCTCAACAAAACATTGTTTAGACTAGGAATATTAATATCACGAAACATACCACTGTTTTGGCAGTCGGTACTTTAGAAAATGGAATCGTATTGTTTATGTAGTTTAAAACAAATCCCTAGATATAGATTGAAAGATTACAAATTGTACTGAggattatttgtttgttttgtgcCTTATGCTTGACGATCAATTCCTAAAACGCCAGTTGATAATATAtggttattgttataataagtattttgatctattgtttattgtaattaaagtttaaagtaaaatatcaaatattgacCGACCAACTTCTTGGTTAGGTTAGGGTAGTTAGCCCATGTCAAGTAAATTGTTTACAATGTATGTTCTCCAACTAAGCACGCGTGTGGTCTTTGCAATCAATTAGGTCAAACTGTATACGATATTggcaatcaaatcaaatatattggTGATTTTACAGTTTCCGGACCACTTTTGACCTTATGATTAAGAATATTGCCATTggagttattaattataataatgaataggtCAGCGATATAAAAGGTGTTTATCGATCAGATCGAAATACGGGTGGGTGGTGGTAGCAACGGTCGCGTGGTGGGTCAGATGTCCCTGGGCGCTCGTACCCGCGCGGCAGCAGCTAGCTCTTTGCGCGCTGGCGGCCGGTAtagcgcgcgcgccgccgctgTCACTCGCAGAGGTCACGGCCCTTTCAGCGCGCCGGCACAAATACATATGATACCGACGCACTCGCAGAGACATTATGTACAGTAAGTATTTAATTGGGatccaattaaattattttatttactgacACTTACACTTAAGTTATccagataattaaattatttcttaatatgaagatgtttatatatgtaaatgtatatgtaaatgaaaagtaaagtaacagaccgtaaatttcccactgctgggtttaggcctcctctttcattaaagagagggtttggaacatattccaccacgctgttccaatgcgggtatgtggaatgcacatgtagaagaatttctatgaaattagacacatgcaggtttcctcacgatgttttccttcaccgccgagcacgggatgaattataaatacaaattaagcacatatatatagtaatgcttgcctgggtttgaacccgatatcgtcggttaagatgcacgcgttctaaccattgggccatctcagctgtatgtatgtaaatatatgttggTTCATTATTATAAGTACTACATCTTATTAATTCAAGTTGATTGCAACAATGACGTAAAAACTTTCTAATATGCATAGATTTCTATCCACGATTTACATGAGCGGTCATGAGACTGATATCACACCAATAGTACTGGTATCAAATGACGTCACAATTTCCTCTGATACTATGAATAAAGAACCACATGAGGCatattaaattatctaaaaaggttttaattaatttcatatactGTATTTTAATGCAAAGGTATGTTTCTAGGACTGAACCGCCAAATGATGGAACTATTCCGCACTTATTGCAAGAAACGTGGTTACTAGCGTTAGCCCTCACTTTGTTCTCTGTTATAGTGATTGGTATAGTTAGTATCTATTACATAAAGCGTCGAAATAGCATACAACGAAAAAAGTCAACTGGTAAGTCATATCTACGATTTATGAATTTGTTAACCTCTAAGATGAGTGTAATTGAAGTGTTGATCTCGATTGTAGGTCAATCTATTGTAACGGCCCAGCAGTGTCTATTGAATAAAGACACTATTTGGCTTCGAGACCGCCCCGTATTTGCCCCTCCCGATTCCACGTTAGATGTTAGCGGCTGTCATCAAAGTCTTTTACAAGGTACTTTTCTCATTATTTCAACATTTTGTGTTAACGATATTGGACAATTTTAAAAAGGTAATATTTTCCAGGCGGCCAGTCACCAaacattttgaatatcgaaccgGAATACTGTCTGCCACAGAATTCAATCCAAGGACTGGATGCTTCGAGTGTAGACAGAATAAAAAGGGGGCCACCGGAACCTTACGCCTCCAGTGCTATTTACACTGAACTCAATTTCAAGGTACTTCAAGATAAGCATTATGAGAATTTCTTTGTTGATCTTAGATAAGCAGACATATTTGATTTGCGCATAACACTATCATATTTCAAACATGGAATATAAAGTGATTTATGCATTAAACAATTTTTCTCACAGGACAATGCCGACATCGGAGATGCCCGAAGTTGTCCCGAAAGAAGATCGCACAACAATAGCATTGTAAGATCGTGCAATGGTAGCATTCAATATTCGAATGGCGAATGTTCCACTTGTTGCCATAGCACTTCTAGTAGATCTACAAAGGATTACAGGGAATTGAGACACGAGAACAtccataatgataataatgccGTCGAAGATGATTGTGCGTCTTGCCACACAAACAGATCCGGGTCGAGGAGTAGGCAAGACAAAAGTAAAGTTTGTCCGACGACTGATTTAGAATACGACTACCCTCAGTGGCATTGGTTGGGAAGAGAGAATAGTTTCAAAATTCCCATTCAGACAGGCCGACATTCGAACGTGGCACGGTCCGAGCAGGGCTGTCAAATAAATCTAAATGATATATTGCCCCCACCACCGTATGAGGTAAGCAATACAATTtcaatcttttattaattacatttaaagaaaaaaaaaactttgtgatACATtacatgaattataacacatttaaatttagaacaaaagAGTTTGACTAAAACTCGTAATGGtttgattaatatgaaattgtttttacaGAGTCCTGAAAACAAGagtcagataaaataattaaatcaatttaaatcaattattagcgaTTTAAAAGAAACGGAAAGCAATAATCAATATCATCATTTCCATAGGTCTTAGATCCAGtgagtttaaaatttttagataAACGTGTCTGTCTATTTATAACTAGTATGTTAGTGTTAAAAAAAGATCTTGTAATTATCGAAATGTCTTATGAAGCTAAAGGGTATTTAGCAATTCTGACGTATTTAAATCAAAACGAACGATACGTAAATTCTACTTGAGATTTACGAGTGGAGTTAAATCTGTTAGGCCTGTATTGTCAATGTTGTTAGAAGTTATACGTGTAGTGTGTATTTCAATTTatagaatacaaaatatattaagaatgaCCCTGTTTTAagcaaattaaatttgatactcatcgatattatgaaatacatttttgataCACATTCGAATCGAATGTAACCTGAGGTAACATTTGGTTATTGAacatatataatagaaattcGTAGTGTTTTAAACTAtaacgattaaataaaattaatcaaaatattagtcGAATGATAGCACTTGTAATACGTAGCTACCAAAATAGTAATAACTGTATATCGTAATTTATTCCTAATTCTAGTCACAGTATTTAGACTAGCTTCACATTTTGGTATTGTCGGAtagatatttcttaatatatttaatcaagtcCATATGCTGTTCGAAGACAAGATTCGTTTTATCACATGGATATTATAAAGTATCCTAACATACACTGCCATTTAGATTTAGTGCTTTAGTTGTATAATCTTTGActgtgatatttatattaaattcgtgTATtagaaattattgtataattgtattgtattgtataaagtGTATCGAGCTCcactatttcaaaattttaactgTGTATAAACTGACTTCTTTCTGATCCCTTTTTAACCAATCGATTTGTTTTTTGCAATCCAAATATTTTCAGAGCCAgttgtgttatttaaaatatcgaaatataggaattttatataacaatgtcttttatttaccttttcaaTTTATATGAAGCGTAGTCAATTTTCATTGCCTTtcattttcaacaaaaaaaaaatcttcgtaccaatatatatttttatctttcaatTGATCTATATGAACACCGGCTACAGCCGAGTGATTCGCAACTTACCCTGGAAAATCCCACGATCAATAAAAACTCAGTTCAATAATAAGAAACCATGGAACACCGTACCAAGGTCAAAGATTTAATTTGAATGGTTAGTGAGCTTCTTAcacattttgattaaatattctttatttgaaatatttctcaTTAGGTAAGAAGTTATCTAGTTggtcataataattattcaaattatgaagtttatgattttattagtaGTCACCAgcggcttctctcgcgtttttgGGTGTGGGTTGTCATGTGTAGAGCAAAAcagtagcctacgtcctttcttggagttcaagttggcttcacatcaaatttcatcaaattcgattcagcggcttggtcgtgaaacagccgaagacagacatacagagttcctatcacatttataatatctatatagatTCAAGTAAACATAACagaatttctatttaaattaagccatgtcatttttattgaaaacaaacaaaaggaGTATAAAAGTCGAACAAAGACAGAAATGAattaaatcttaagatttaTTGCCAAACGCTCTCAACTTGAAATCTCTCGTATTGTGGTTGCTGGAAATTGCATTTTCCTCATTGCATTCGACACGAACATTAATAAAAGTTGTCAACTAAGATTTCAAACGTTCGAAAACAAACTTCGAAGTtaggtcattttttttaaattatttgtaatgctTGAAGGAAATTTAATGTAAGTTGTGTTATTCTTCAATAATAGTCATTCGTCTTGGTTTATGGTttgaaatctatatatatatttaggttttGCATGATTTGCTTTGTGGTGTGAAAAACTGTTTATAGCAGATTGTAATTTGAaagtatgtacctatatatattgcacaatattttgtttgtcaAACCACAGAGGTCAATCAACTCAGCAACGGATATTTTCATTTAGATTAGGAGTAGGTTATTTCTCACTGGTAGAACAAAATACTTGTACCGACAGTActgaaatgttataaatgttattataatagaaatgcGTTTTTTTAGCACgagaataaataacaaaacaataaatctcAAACTTGTCAACATCAATACCTCTTTTCATGATTTGTGTGTTTCTGCAATAACGAATTAAAACTTATACTCATATCACGTGATAAGCGCCAtggatgattattatttaatagtagaaCGTCGCCATACTTTCAATACATTTCTCAGTGTTGTGCACTTATTGTTCAAAATTCAAGAAAACGTAGCTAGAATTATATACCAATTGGTAAGTAAAAAGTCTGATAAAACACGTAAGTTTGAAATAAATgatagataaaacaaaataaaaacaaaactgcaATCATAAGATATGTGCTGTGTATCTGCTCTCTTGTATAAATGAACACGTCCGTTATCAAATTTAGAGAGAATAAATTTATGTCCTCTGAAGTACCTTGAGCTAGTATATCTGTATGAATGTGTATTCCTTTAAATTAACCGAAACAAATTAATCctttataagattataaattaacatagttaattttattaacaagtatttaaaacgggatatttatttaacaaagatttttatattatccttaatcttattaaataactCAAACAATGTAATGAATTTACAGAATTAGGATCAATACATTGGGTTTTGGGTTGAATCCCCGATTTGCAATCTTATGAGCTAATCTCGAACGAACAAAAAGATGTTGAAATGTAAACTCTATAAAGGATATTCGTGTAACAATGGTTAAAACAAAGAAGagaaaaacacttaaaatatatgAGTATAACTCTTTTAGGAAAGCTccatttttaatcttattataatagCTGTTCGTTTGAAAATGTGTCTGATTGTGCTCTTGTTGTTtccaatttatttaacaatcaccattaaatttgaaattcatgGCTCCTGGTAAAGCGTCGTTTATACGACAATATCGAAGTCCTTAGTATTTATAGTTTCCATTATATTATTCTTAGAAATACATCCACACGGCTGAAGTCGTAGACAACTGCTTGACCATAAatacgattaaattattatacgcAAGTTAGACTCGTTAAACGTCCTGCTATTTGCGAAATCTGTTAAATTAGAAATGTATTCCATTCTTTGGTAGCGTTATTGATACAATTGGGTTGTTCATAGGTTACGGTCGAAAATGCAAACACCATTTAGatcattaaagattttattgtcAACATGTTCGAACACATTCCGAAAAAACAAGTGAGAAaactgtcataaaaaaaaaaaaaaactagatagGTAAGTTACAATGGATATTATGAGAGAGATGAGACCTATTAAATTGCTATTTGCCTTATAACATTGCGTTTATAAAGACAGCTCTAATATTTGTCATGCACCATTGATGGGCTAAGGACTTCCCTTTTGATGAAAACCTTTGAAGCTTATTACAACTGGAAGCTCTGATGAGGCTTAGTGGATACA is part of the Vanessa cardui chromosome 14, ilVanCard2.1, whole genome shotgun sequence genome and encodes:
- the LOC124535197 gene encoding protein sax-3-like, with the translated sequence MVDAGGNDCDSTINGRNQFVFLVFVHLLLIGLNGTNAQNRAPRIKEHPSNTVSGRSEPATLRCVVEGRPKPAVQWFKDGSPLPPAEDGHRVLLEDGLLFLRVNRGKKESDEGIYWCVARNIAGEAVSQNASLNVAVMRDDFRVEPRDVQVAAGEPALLECVPPRGVPEPSVHWSKDGQNYDVEVNGRVTVTETGSLKILETLPNDSGLFRCIASNIAGERQSRAAALIVLRRPHFVIKPNNITALVGQNVEFNCQSYDTSVKITWVKEDGVLPSHATIIRGLLRLEQVSASDAGIYSCRADSHAGSSITSASLTVYSLPHFTQIPSNLTAWEGDVVSIPCEAKGLPTPTTFWILESTEDSLLFPECTRSNSSLLYLDGAKVEHGGRVICIAVNAAGSVMQEAYLNVLKKTNNPLKVHSSDENFGNNYDHEVRMTEYEFLQARKYLQQNVLVLRRVETLSSTSLKVVWDVLTDYNEYLEGVKIWYNGTSMNWRNSTEEIAVLNASQVESCSNGSLTIVDNSGSSSYVLSGLLAYMQYDIFLMPFYKMLLGKPSNSMMGYTDEDVPSAPPQSVTAGVINATSAWIRWEPPPANTWNGELTGYLIEIRVGGGSNGRVVGQMSLGARTRAAAASSLRAGGRYSARAAAVTRRGHGPFSAPAQIHMIPTHSQRHYVQTEPPNDGTIPHLLQETWLLALALTLFSVIVIGIVSIYYIKRRNSIQRKKSTGQSIVTAQQCLLNKDTIWLRDRPVFAPPDSTLDVSGCHQSLLQGGQSPNILNIEPEYCLPQNSIQGLDASSVDRIKRGPPEPYASSAIYTELNFKDNADIGDARSCPERRSHNNSIVRSCNGSIQYSNGECSTCCHSTSSRSTKDYRELRHENIHNDNNAVEDDCASCHTNRSGSRSRQDKSKVCPTTDLEYDYPQWHWLGRENSFKIPIQTGRHSNVARSEQGCQINLNDILPPPPYESPENKSQIK